The proteins below are encoded in one region of Rhodospirillaceae bacterium:
- a CDS encoding short chain dehydrogenase, whose product MTATTHQTALVTGAGQRIGRAIALDLARHGWRVALHYHHSPEAAQSLAEEIQQAGSTAALLDADLANEAETAELVPRAIKALGPLGLLVNNASVFELDTIATATRQSWDAHMEVNLRAPFVLSQAFANALPPETHGNIINLIDQRVWNLTPHFISYTLSKAGLWTLTQTMALALAPRIRVNAIGPGPTLPSQRQTAEQFSHQAAKMPLGRGTTPEEICAALRFLLAAPAMTGQMMALDGGQHLGWAPPPNETMPCE is encoded by the coding sequence ATGACGGCAACAACCCACCAAACCGCCCTGGTCACAGGGGCCGGCCAGCGTATTGGTCGGGCCATCGCGCTGGATCTGGCCCGCCATGGCTGGCGCGTGGCCCTGCACTACCACCACTCACCAGAAGCAGCGCAATCCCTGGCTGAAGAAATCCAGCAGGCTGGGTCGACCGCCGCCCTCCTCGATGCCGATCTCGCCAACGAAGCGGAAACCGCCGAGCTGGTCCCGCGCGCGATCAAAGCGCTGGGGCCTCTTGGCCTGCTGGTTAACAACGCATCGGTTTTCGAACTCGATACGATAGCAACGGCAACACGACAAAGCTGGGACGCCCATATGGAAGTAAACCTGCGCGCCCCCTTTGTCCTTTCCCAGGCCTTCGCAAACGCGCTTCCACCAGAGACCCATGGCAACATCATCAATCTGATCGACCAGCGGGTATGGAATCTGACGCCGCATTTTATCTCTTACACGCTCAGCAAAGCCGGGCTTTGGACCCTCACCCAGACGATGGCGCTGGCCCTGGCCCCGCGCATCCGGGTGAACGCCATCGGCCCTGGGCCAACGCTGCCTTCCCAACGGCAAACCGCCGAACAATTCTCGCACCAGGCGGCGAAAATGCCCCTTGGCCGCGGCACGACACCGGAGGAAATCTGCGCGGCTTTACGTTTTCTGCTTGCAGCCCCCGCCATGACCGGGCAAATGATGGCCCTGGACGGCGGTCAGCATCTTGGCTGGGCACCGCCCCCGAATGAAACCATGCCGTGCGAATAG
- the folB gene encoding dihydroneopterin aldolase: protein MSQPDLVRPSPATETEKPFRRVFIRDFILPCQIGVHHHERGRTQRVRVNVDLAVYENTAAIKDRIEDVVCYEAIVAGVRKIAAAGHLNLVETFAEKIASFCLKDARTQEARVRVEKLDVFEDVACVGIEITRQRTNQER from the coding sequence ATGTCACAACCCGACCTCGTTCGCCCCAGCCCCGCCACCGAAACGGAAAAACCGTTTCGCCGCGTCTTCATTCGCGACTTCATCCTTCCCTGCCAGATCGGGGTGCACCATCACGAGCGCGGGCGCACCCAGCGTGTCCGGGTGAATGTGGACCTTGCCGTTTATGAAAACACCGCCGCGATCAAAGACCGGATCGAAGACGTCGTCTGTTATGAGGCAATTGTCGCCGGTGTCCGAAAAATCGCCGCCGCCGGACATCTCAACCTTGTCGAAACCTTCGCCGAGAAGATTGCCAGTTTCTGCCTGAAGGATGCGCGCACCCAGGAAGCCCGGGTGCGGGTCGAGAAACTCGACGTTTTCGAAGACGTCGCCTGCGTCGGTATCGAGATTACGCGCCAGCGTACAAACCAAGAACGCTAA
- a CDS encoding sodium:calcium antiporter translates to MLLLEIAFGFALLFAGGEFLVRAAVTLARHLRVSRALIGLTVVAFGTSLPEAFVSLKAALIGAPGIAIGNVVGSNVANVLLVAGLGSVLATVTFKRGLLKRDGIALVVATVVFFGVATTGHIATPIAAIFLLSLITYVVFSYRLERKDKDIADLHAREAADIPDHRPPWQSLLILVAGFAGILLGAELLIGGAIEIAELAGVSQAVIGLTLVALGTSLPELAASAVAAWRGYGDVAMANILGSCLFNICGVLGVVGLVAPLPVVDEIIHFDNWILLGVTLCFVLLTALGTRIPRAVGGLFLLAYAAYITLQFVGFSGVNAIG, encoded by the coding sequence ATGCTTCTGCTTGAAATCGCGTTTGGATTTGCCCTTCTGTTTGCCGGAGGCGAATTTCTTGTGCGCGCCGCCGTCACCCTTGCCCGCCACCTTCGGGTCAGCCGGGCTTTGATCGGCCTGACCGTCGTCGCCTTCGGCACGTCCCTGCCCGAAGCCTTCGTCAGCCTGAAGGCCGCGTTGATCGGGGCACCAGGCATTGCCATCGGCAACGTCGTCGGCAGCAACGTCGCAAACGTTCTGCTTGTCGCCGGACTCGGAAGCGTGCTGGCCACCGTCACCTTCAAGCGCGGCCTCCTGAAACGGGACGGCATCGCCCTTGTTGTGGCGACGGTTGTTTTTTTCGGGGTTGCCACCACCGGTCACATCGCGACCCCGATTGCCGCGATCTTTCTTCTAAGCCTCATCACCTATGTTGTTTTCAGTTACCGGCTTGAGCGAAAAGACAAAGACATCGCCGATCTGCACGCACGCGAAGCGGCGGATATTCCCGACCACCGCCCCCCCTGGCAGAGCCTTCTGATATTGGTGGCAGGGTTTGCCGGTATCCTTCTCGGCGCGGAACTCCTGATTGGAGGTGCCATCGAAATCGCAGAGCTGGCCGGCGTCTCGCAAGCCGTCATCGGGCTGACCCTGGTTGCGCTTGGCACGTCGCTTCCCGAACTCGCCGCGTCCGCCGTTGCCGCCTGGCGCGGGTATGGCGATGTGGCGATGGCGAATATTCTGGGAAGCTGCCTCTTTAACATTTGCGGCGTTCTCGGCGTGGTGGGGCTTGTCGCCCCCTTGCCCGTCGTCGATGAAATTATTCATTTCGACAATTGGATCCTTTTAGGGGTCACGCTTTGCTTTGTGCTTCTGACCGCCCTTGGCACCCGCATCCCGCGAGCCGTCGGCGGCCTGTTTCTGCTTGCCTATGCCGCCTACATCACCCTTCAGTTCGTCGGGTTTTCCGGCGTGAACGCCATCGGCTAA